In Micromonospora inyonensis, the genomic window TCCGTGTTGAAGGATGTGGAAACGCTCGGCACCATGCTGCAACGCGGGCTCGCGGAGCAGATCGCGGCCGGGGCGGTCGAGGCTCACGTGCTGGGTGTGCCGCAGATGCCGTTCATGCGGTTCCACCACGCGGACGAGCGGCTCCGGCAGCTGGCTCAGGACGCCTTCTACACGGAGACGATCCGTAGAGGCATCCTCCTTCATCCCAACCATCACTGGTACATCAGCGGGACGACGACGGCCGACGACATCGCCGCCCTGCTCGATGCCACGGCGGCCGGGTTCATGGCGGCCGAGGCGGCAGTGAGTCGTGGCTGACCTCGCCGATCTGTGGCAGCTGGTACGCACCGCCGTGAGCCGTCACTCGGCCGCCACCGACAACCCTTCGCGACGACGAGCCGTTGGCCGAGAACGGCCTTGGTTCTGCAACGGCAGTGTCATGGTCGGATCGGGGCTCGTTGCGCCCACCCTGTTGACCATCGCAGGTCTTGGTGCGTGTCCCGGTGCTGCGGCGAGCGCTGCAGCACCGGGACACCCTCGTCACATGCGACAGGTCACTGCACGGTCAGGGCCACCACTTGTCGACCTCAGAGGGCGTCTGATTCACGTCTTTCGTGAGTAATGCACGTTTAAGTGTCTCGCCAGGTTGGGGTGGTTTCGTCGGTGAGGCGTCTGGTGAGGTTGTCGATCATGGCGATGCGGATCATGTTGGCGGAGTTGCCGGGTAGGGCCTCGTAGTCGCGGGCGAGGCGTCGGTGGAGCATGATCCAGCCGAGGGTGCGTTCGACGACCCATCGCCGTTTGACCACGGAGAATCCTCTGACCTGTGGGTCTTTGGTGACGACTTCGACGTCGATGCCGAGGGCGGCGCCGTGTTCGATCACGCGCTTCTTGAAGCCGGCGTCGACCCAGGTCTTGGCCAGGGCCCTGCTTTGACACTCAAGCTCCTGGGATGTCTTTCATGATCTGTAGCCAGGTCGATCGTCCCGGCCCGGGTGTCCCACTCCCGATGCCGGCAGTTGCGGGAGTTGACCCGCTCGTCGCTGCGCTGTCCGTAGCCGGCGCCGCAGATCGCGTCCGCTTCGGCGGACATCAACGCCTGCGCGAAGGTCTTCACCATCGCCTGCAACAGGTCCGGCGACGCGCCCTCGATCTGCTCGCGCAGCAGGTCGGCAGGGTTCGCACTCTCAGCTTGTCGTTTAACCTGCCGGCCCGATGAGCTGCGGGTTTGGCTCCGAGTCAATCCGTGCACTGTGGACAGCAGGCGGCCTTGGCGTGATCATGGATGTTGCTGAGACATCAACGATCGACACCAAGGCCGTGAGGATGAGTGTGCTGGATGACGCCGCCCGCGTCGAGGCTTTAGCGGTGCTGTCCACGTTCCGGACCGAGTTCTACCGCTGTCTGACCGCGCGGGCTGACGCCCTGTTCGAGGTGACTGACGCGCTGCTGTGCACGGACGGGCCGGTCAGGTCGCTGGTCGATCTGGTGCTGGCGCCCGAGCACCGCCGTGGCCACGGCGGCATGTACGACGGGTTGAACTGCGGACGCGTCGACGTCGCTCGGCTGCGGCGCAGCTTGGCGGGCCTGCCGGTGCCGCGGGCCGCCGACGGGCGGATCGTTCTCGCGGTCGACGTCAGCCCGTGGCTGCGCTCCGACGCCCAGACCAGCCCGGACCGACTGTTCTGCCACGTCTACGGCCGTGCAAAGAGTCAGTCGCAGCTGATCCCGGGCTGGCCGTACTCATTCATCGCGGCCCTCGAAGCCGGACGGACCTCGTGGACGGCGATCCTCGACGCGGTGCGACTCGGACCGGCCGACGACGCGGCCGCTGTCACCGCCGACCAGCTACGCGCCGTCGTGCAACGCCTCATCGCGGCCGGCCACCACGCACCGGGCGATCGGCGGATCCTGATCGTGTGCGACGCCGGCTACGACATCCCCCGCCTGGCGTTCCTCCTCGCCGACCTGCCCGTGGACCTGCTCGGACGGCTGCGCTCGGACCGGGTGATGGCACTGCCACCACCCCCACGCCGACCAGGCACGACGGGCCGTCCACCCAAACACGGCCCCGAACTGGCCCTCGCCGACCCCGACACCTGGCCGGCGCCGCAGACCGTCACCACCACGCAGACCGCCCGCTACGGCACCGCCACCGCGACCGCCTGGGACCGGGTCCACCCCCGGCTGACCCGCCGCACCTGCTGGCTCGACCACCAAGGCGACCTGCCGATCATCGAAGGCACCCTGATCCGGCTGCAGGTCGACCACCTGCCCGGCGACCGCCACCCGAAACCAGTCTGGCTGTGGACCTCCATCACCGCGGCCACCGCCGCGGACGTGGACCGCAGCTGGCAGTCCTACCTGCGCAGATTCGACCTCGAACACACCTTCCGGCTCCTCAAACAAACGCTGGGCTGGACCCGACCCAAGATCCGCACACCCGACGCGGCCGACCGGTGGACCTGGCTGGTCATCGCCTGCCACACCCAGCTACGCCTCGCCCGCGGCCTCGCCCAGGACCTCCGCCGACCCTGGGAACGACCCACCGACCCGGACCGGCTCACCCCGGCCCGGGTCCGCCGCGGATTCCGCCACATCCACCCGAAGACCACCCACCCCGCCAGCGCACCAAAACCCAGCAAGGCCGGACCCGGACGCCCCCGAGGATCGAAGAACCGACAGCCCGCACCCAGCTACGACGTCGGGAAGACCGTGAAACGCGCCCTCACCATCGCCGAACGACGAGATCAGAAGGGTTAAACGACAAGCTCAGAGACTGTCGGGTAACCAGTCCGGGGCGTTGCGTTACGGCGAGACACGTCGATGTCAAGTGCTCGACAAATGGATCATCCCCGCCATGATCGCGTTGTGTGCGCAACTGCGACTGTGGCGGGGATGACGCTCGTTCATGCTATCCGTCGAGCTTGACCGATGCGATGTGGGCGGTCCTCGCGCCCTTGATGCCGGTACGCGACCTGCGTAAAGGCGGCCGGCCCCGCAAGTACGGCGATCGGCTGATCCTGGATTCGATCTTCTATGTGCTGCGGTCGGGCTGTCCGTGGCGGATGATGCCTCGCGATCTGGCGCCGCCGGACGCGGCGCATCGCTGGTTCACGACGTGGCGGAAGAACGGGACGTGGGATGCGATCCATGACGAGCTTCGCCGGCGGGTGCGGGTGGCCGCTGGTCGTGAGCCAGAGCCGTCCGCGGCGGTCCTGGACGCACAGTCGATCAAATCCAGTGAGGGTGGCGAATGCCGTGGGTTCGACATGGGGAAGAAGACCACCGGCCGCAAACGGCACCTGGTCGTTGACACGATGGGGCTGATCCTGGTGGTGATGGTCACCTCCGCCTCCGTCAACGACCGTCCCGGTGGCCGGCGGATCCTGGCGCGGCTGGCCGAGGCGTTCACCACCATCGCCCTCGTGTGGGCCGACGGCGGCTACGCCAACAGCATCGACTCCACTCTGCTGACCTGGGCGAAAGAGCAGCTCGGCATCCTGGTGCAGATCGTCAAGCGCAACGACGACGTCAAGGGCTTCAAGGTCCTACCGCGCCGGTGGGTGGTAGAGAGGACGCTGGGTTGGCTGGTCCGTAACCGGCGCCTGGCCCGGGACTACGAACGGCTGACCGTCAACTCAGAGGCCATGATCAAGGTCGCGATGATTCGACTCATGACGATACGCCTGGCCGGACAGACGATCCGGTGGAACAACGCCATCGACCGCGAAGCCGCCCGACGCATCAACGCTGAACGACTTCTCGCCGTGTAGCTGTCTGGTTACCCGACAGTCTCTCAGATGCGGCCATCGCGTTCTCTCTCCTTCTCTGACTTGGTCGTCTTGAAGGATCAACGCGGTGGCCGTCTCCTATCTACGCAACACGCCCATCACGGG contains:
- a CDS encoding NF041680 family putative transposase — protein: MSVLDDAARVEALAVLSTFRTEFYRCLTARADALFEVTDALLCTDGPVRSLVDLVLAPEHRRGHGGMYDGLNCGRVDVARLRRSLAGLPVPRAADGRIVLAVDVSPWLRSDAQTSPDRLFCHVYGRAKSQSQLIPGWPYSFIAALEAGRTSWTAILDAVRLGPADDAAAVTADQLRAVVQRLIAAGHHAPGDRRILIVCDAGYDIPRLAFLLADLPVDLLGRLRSDRVMALPPPPRRPGTTGRPPKHGPELALADPDTWPAPQTVTTTQTARYGTATATAWDRVHPRLTRRTCWLDHQGDLPIIEGTLIRLQVDHLPGDRHPKPVWLWTSITAATAADVDRSWQSYLRRFDLEHTFRLLKQTLGWTRPKIRTPDAADRWTWLVIACHTQLRLARGLAQDLRRPWERPTDPDRLTPARVRRGFRHIHPKTTHPASAPKPSKAGPGRPRGSKNRQPAPSYDVGKTVKRALTIAERRDQKG